The following proteins are co-located in the Pyricularia oryzae 70-15 chromosome 1, whole genome shotgun sequence genome:
- a CDS encoding T-complex protein 1 subunit gamma, producing the protein MQAPVVVMNTQSGGERQTGRKAQLSNIAAAKIVADIIRSCLGPKAMLKMLLDPMGGIVLTNDGHAILREIEVSHPAAKSMIELSRTQDEEVGDGTTSVIILGGEILAQALPQLERNIHPVVIISAFKRALKDALEIIDEISTPIDINDDEAMYQLISSSIGTKFVSRWSKLMCSLALKAVRTVTWEAGTGKREVDIKRYARIEKVPGGEIEDSRVLDGVMLNKDITHPKMRRRIENPRIILLDCPLEYKKGESQTQIEITKEEDWNRILQIEEEQVEAMCKHILELKPDLVITEKGVSDLAQHYFMKANVTALRRVRKTDNNRIARATGATIVNRVEDLQESDVGTQCGLFEIEKIGDEYFTFLTKCNTPKACTVLLRGPSKDILNEVERNLQDAMGVARNVMFHPRLSPGGGATEMAVSVRLGQLAKSIEGVQQWPYRAVAEALEVIPRTLVQNAGASPVRVLTDLRAKHAEGKSSWGINGDTGGLADMKEYGVWEPEAIKVQSMKTAIEAACLLLRVDDICSAKKAQPGVGTGMTGGDD; encoded by the exons ATGCAGGCTCCAGTTGTGGTGATGA ACACCCAGAGTGGTGGTGAGAGGCAGACCGGGAGGAAAGCACAACTGTCAAACATTGCTGCAGCAAAAAT TGTTGCCGACATTATCCGATCATGCCTGGGCCCCAAGGCCATGCTCAAGATGCTACTCGACCCCATGGGCGGCATCGTCCTCACCAACGACGGCCACGCCATCTTGCGAGAGATCGAGGTATCGCACCCCGCTGCCAAGAGTATGATCGAGCTGAGCCGGACACAGGACGAGGAGGTCGGTGATGGTACAACATCCGTCATCATTCTCGGCGGTGAAATTCTCGCCCAGGCCCTGCCTCAGCTGGAGCGCAACATCCACCCTGTTGTTATCATCTCGGCCTTCAAGCGCGCCCTCAAGGATGCCCTGGAGATCATCGACGAGATCTCAACACCGATAGATATCAATGATGATGAAGCCATGTACCAGCTGATATCCTCTTCCATCGGCACAAAGTTCGTGTCAAGATGGTCTAAACTCATGTGCAGTCTGGCGCTGAAGGCAGTCCGCACCGTAACCTGGGAGGCGGGCACTGGAAAGCGGGAGGTGGACATCAAGCGGTATGCGCGTATCGAGAAGGTTCCTGGAGGCGAGATTGAGGACAGCAGGGTCTTGGACGGTGTCATGCTCAATAAGGACATTACGCATCCCAAGATGCGCAGGCGCATCGAGAATCCCCGCATCATACTACTTGACTGCCCGCTGGAGTACAAGAAGGGCGAGTCTCAGACGCAGATCGAGATTACCAAGGAGGAGGACTGGAACAGGATTCTTCAGATCGAGGAGGAGCAGGTCGAGGCCATGTGCAAGCACATCCTGGAACTCAAGCCCGATCTGGTGATTACCGAGAAGGGTGTCTCCGATTTGGCACAGCACTACTTCATGAAGGCCAACGTCACCGCACTGAGGCGTGTGCGCAAGACAGACAACAACCGTATAGCGAGGGCAACGGGGGCCACGATTGTCAACCGGGTGGAGGATCTGCAAGAGTCGGACGTGGGAACACAGTGCGGCCTCTTCGAGATCGAGAAGATTGGCGACGAGTACTTCACCTTCCTGACCAAGTGCAACACCCCCAAGGCATGCACAGTGCTTCTCCGCGGTCCTTCAAAAGACATCCTCAATGAGGTTGAGCGCAACCTACAGGATGCCATGGGCGTGGCTCGCAACGTCATGTTCCACCCGCGCCTGTCACCAGGTGGTGGTGCCACCGAGATGGCCGTCTCTGTCCGTCTGGGTCAGCTTGCAAAGAGCATCGAGGGCGTTCAGCAATGGCCATACCGCGCGGTGGCCGAGGCGCTCGAGGTCATCCCCCGCACCCTGGTACAGAATGCCGGCGCCAGTCCTGTGCGAGTCCTTACCGATCTGCGCGCCAAGCACGCAGAGGGCAAGAGCTCCTGGGGCATCAACGGCGACACTGGTGGCCTGGCTGACATGAAGGAGTACGGCGTCTGGGAGCCCGAGGCCATCAAGGTGCAGAGCATGAAGACCGCAATCGAG GCCGCATGTCTGCTCCTGAGAGTCGATGATATTTGCAGCGCAAAGAAGGCACAGCCGGGAGTCGGAACCGGTATGACTGGAGGCGATGATTAG